The following coding sequences are from one Reyranella humidisoli window:
- a CDS encoding MFS transporter, with protein sequence MARSRYRWFIVFLLFAITVVNYIDRAALSYAIPLIQRDLGLSPEATGAILGAFGLGYAVTTLIGGFAVDRYGARLVLTVAAVLWSLSIGATALATSVTILYAARVLLGVSEGPNFPALTGAVSHWLSPHERATALANALLAVPLALAIGGPLVTQLLGWLDWRLTFGVLFVLSAAWIPLWYFCFRDDPSQSRFVNADELAHIRKVDPGVTAAPHAVLKSWPEPGVLKALLTNRTLLANTWAFFVFGYFLFFFMSWLPSYLERKYGLNLAAVGLFSVLPWLSAAFLLWAMGRWSDHLLKTTGSMRISRSWLIAGSQFVAALAVIPVALTDNLTVAIAGITVAVASSMGANAAYYAVNVDIVPERAATALGIMDFAFAIAGFLAPAITGWVLNLRGSFADGFLLMTVLALSSVLVVLLFHHPDRDREKAA encoded by the coding sequence ATGGCGCGCAGCCGGTATCGCTGGTTCATCGTCTTCCTGCTGTTCGCGATCACCGTCGTGAACTACATCGACCGGGCGGCCCTCTCCTACGCCATCCCCCTGATCCAGCGGGACCTCGGCCTCTCGCCGGAGGCAACGGGCGCCATCCTCGGCGCGTTCGGCCTGGGTTATGCCGTGACGACCCTGATCGGCGGCTTCGCCGTGGATCGCTACGGCGCGCGGCTGGTTCTCACCGTTGCAGCCGTGCTGTGGAGTCTGTCCATCGGCGCAACCGCGCTCGCGACCAGCGTTACCATCCTCTATGCCGCCCGTGTGCTGCTGGGCGTCTCGGAAGGCCCCAACTTCCCGGCGCTCACCGGGGCGGTCAGCCACTGGCTGTCGCCGCACGAGCGGGCGACGGCACTGGCCAACGCCCTGCTGGCGGTGCCGCTGGCGCTGGCCATTGGCGGTCCCCTGGTGACTCAGCTTCTCGGGTGGCTGGACTGGCGGCTCACCTTCGGCGTGCTGTTCGTCCTGTCTGCCGCCTGGATTCCCCTCTGGTACTTCTGCTTCCGGGACGACCCGTCGCAATCGCGCTTCGTGAACGCGGACGAACTCGCGCATATCCGCAAGGTCGATCCCGGCGTCACCGCGGCGCCGCACGCGGTGCTGAAATCCTGGCCGGAGCCCGGCGTCCTCAAGGCGCTGCTGACCAATCGCACGCTGCTCGCCAACACCTGGGCCTTCTTCGTCTTCGGCTATTTCCTGTTCTTCTTCATGAGCTGGCTGCCGAGCTATCTCGAGCGCAAGTACGGGCTGAACCTGGCGGCCGTCGGGCTTTTCTCGGTGCTGCCCTGGCTGTCCGCCGCCTTCCTGCTGTGGGCCATGGGCCGCTGGTCGGACCATCTGCTCAAGACCACCGGCAGCATGCGGATCTCGCGGTCCTGGCTGATCGCCGGGAGCCAGTTCGTGGCCGCTCTTGCCGTCATCCCGGTTGCCCTCACCGACAATCTCACCGTGGCGATCGCCGGCATCACCGTAGCCGTCGCATCGTCGATGGGCGCCAACGCCGCCTACTATGCAGTGAACGTGGACATCGTGCCCGAGCGTGCCGCCACGGCGCTGGGCATCATGGATTTCGCCTTCGCCATCGCGGGCTTCCTCGCGCCGGCGATCACCGGCTGGGTGCTGAACCTCCGCGGCTCGTTCGCCGACGGCTTCCTGCTGATGACGGTGCTTGCCCTCTCCTCGGTGCTGGTGGTCCTGCTGTTCCACCATCCCGACCGGGATCGCGAAAAGGCCGCCTGA
- a CDS encoding peptide ABC transporter substrate-binding protein, with amino-acid sequence MDERGLRGLIDRVKAGDLSRRRFVQRLATVGLTAPMATQLLAVSGVAMAQSTPVYKPTKRGGGGLLKVLWWQGPTLLNPHFAVGTKDRDGSRLFYEPLAAWDRDGNLRPKLAASIPNREDGSLAADGKSVIWKIKQGVKWHDGKPFTADDVVFTWAYSNDPATATVTSGSYKDVVVEKIDDFTVVVKFKQATPFWADTFVGWMGCIIPKHLFGEYVGAKSRDAPTNLKPIGTGPYKFKDFKPGDLVTGEINLDYHVPNRPYFDAVEMKGGGDAVSAARAVLQTGEFHFAWNMQVEDEILVRMEKGGKGKIVITPGGGIEHMQLNNTDPWTEVDGERSSLKTKHPSLSDPAVRQAISLLVDKKSIQDHIYGRIGIATANYINNPERFRSKTTTFEFNVDKANALLDKAGWVRGADGIRAKDGKRLKFVYQTSINQPRQKTQAIIKQAAQKAGIEMDLKSVTSSVFFSSDVANPDTYTKFYADLQEYSNGMEAPDPETFLRQFCSWEVATKENKWQGRNVTRWQNQEYDDTHKAAQVELDPVKRAAMLIKCNELVVNNQVTIPLVMRPSAVAMNNRLVAEISGWDNNTWDIANWYLDG; translated from the coding sequence ATGGACGAGCGTGGCTTGCGTGGTTTGATCGACCGGGTGAAGGCGGGCGACCTGTCCCGCCGGCGCTTCGTGCAACGGCTGGCGACGGTGGGGCTGACCGCACCGATGGCGACCCAGCTCCTCGCGGTCTCCGGCGTGGCGATGGCCCAGTCGACGCCGGTCTACAAACCCACCAAACGCGGCGGCGGCGGCCTGCTGAAGGTCCTGTGGTGGCAGGGCCCGACCCTGCTCAATCCGCATTTTGCCGTCGGTACCAAGGATCGGGACGGTTCGCGCCTGTTCTACGAACCGCTGGCGGCCTGGGACCGTGACGGCAACCTGCGACCCAAGCTGGCCGCTTCGATCCCGAACCGCGAGGACGGCTCGCTCGCCGCCGACGGCAAATCGGTGATCTGGAAGATCAAGCAGGGCGTGAAGTGGCACGATGGCAAGCCCTTCACCGCCGACGATGTCGTCTTCACATGGGCTTATTCCAACGACCCCGCGACGGCGACCGTGACCAGCGGCTCGTACAAGGATGTCGTGGTCGAGAAGATCGACGACTTCACCGTGGTCGTGAAGTTCAAGCAGGCCACACCCTTTTGGGCGGACACCTTCGTCGGGTGGATGGGCTGCATCATTCCGAAGCATCTGTTCGGCGAGTATGTCGGCGCGAAATCGCGCGACGCACCCACCAACCTCAAGCCGATCGGCACCGGCCCCTACAAGTTCAAGGACTTCAAGCCAGGCGATCTCGTCACCGGCGAGATCAACCTCGACTACCATGTGCCCAACCGGCCCTACTTCGACGCCGTCGAGATGAAGGGCGGCGGCGACGCGGTCTCGGCGGCGCGCGCGGTGCTGCAGACCGGCGAGTTCCACTTCGCCTGGAACATGCAGGTCGAGGACGAGATCCTCGTGCGCATGGAGAAGGGCGGCAAGGGAAAGATCGTCATCACGCCGGGCGGCGGCATCGAGCACATGCAGCTCAACAACACCGACCCGTGGACGGAAGTCGACGGCGAGCGCTCCAGCCTGAAGACGAAGCATCCGAGCCTGTCCGACCCCGCCGTGCGCCAGGCGATCTCGCTGCTGGTCGACAAGAAGTCGATCCAGGATCACATCTACGGCCGCATCGGCATCGCCACGGCCAACTACATCAATAATCCCGAGCGTTTCCGCTCGAAGACCACAACATTCGAGTTCAACGTCGACAAGGCCAACGCGCTTCTCGACAAGGCCGGCTGGGTCCGTGGAGCGGATGGCATTCGCGCCAAGGACGGCAAGCGGCTGAAGTTCGTCTACCAGACCTCGATCAACCAGCCGCGGCAGAAGACGCAGGCGATCATCAAGCAGGCGGCCCAGAAGGCGGGCATCGAGATGGACCTGAAGTCGGTGACATCGTCGGTGTTCTTTTCGTCCGATGTCGCCAATCCCGACACCTACACCAAGTTTTATGCCGACCTTCAGGAATACAGCAACGGCATGGAAGCGCCCGACCCCGAGACCTTCCTGCGTCAGTTCTGCTCGTGGGAGGTTGCCACCAAGGAGAACAAGTGGCAGGGCCGCAACGTCACGCGCTGGCAGAACCAGGAGTACGACGACACCCACAAGGCGGCCCAGGTCGAACTCGACCCGGTGAAGCGCGCGGCGATGCTGATCAAATGCAACGAGCTGGTCGTCAACAACCAGGTCACCATTCCGCTGGTGATGCGACCCAGCGCCGTCGCCATGAACAACAGGCTGGTCGCCGAGATCAGCGGCTGGGACAACAACACCTGGGATATCGCGAACTGGTACCTCGACGGCTGA
- the trpS gene encoding tryptophan--tRNA ligase, whose protein sequence is MTDTTTGAAQAPNPHLAAYNTRGLKGRILSGVQPTGNLHLGNYLGAIRNFARLQNDYECLYCVVDQHAITVWQDPAQLAAQTREIASAFLAAGVDGNKQIIFNQSMVPEHAQLAWIFNCVARMGWMSRMTQFKEKAGKDRENVSLGLFAYPALMAADILIYKATHVPVGEDQKQHLELTRDIAIKFNNDFSQPDFFPITEPLIFGAATRVMSLRDGTKKMSKSDPSDYSRINLTDDADAIAQKIRRAKTDPLPMPDTLEDAEKRPDADNLLGIYAALADQEKDAVVAQFAGRQFSEFKTALTELAVAKLGPIGAEMQRLMKDPGHVDGVLRNGAQRARAIAAPILDEVYRTVGFLRP, encoded by the coding sequence ATGACCGACACGACCACCGGCGCCGCCCAGGCGCCCAACCCGCACCTCGCCGCCTACAACACGCGCGGCCTCAAGGGTCGGATCCTTTCCGGGGTGCAGCCAACCGGCAATCTCCATCTCGGCAACTATCTCGGCGCCATCCGCAACTTCGCGCGCCTGCAGAACGATTACGAATGCCTCTACTGCGTGGTCGACCAGCACGCGATCACCGTATGGCAGGATCCCGCCCAGCTCGCCGCGCAGACGCGCGAGATCGCCTCGGCCTTCCTCGCGGCCGGCGTCGACGGCAACAAGCAGATCATCTTCAACCAGTCGATGGTGCCCGAGCACGCGCAGCTCGCCTGGATCTTCAACTGCGTCGCCCGCATGGGGTGGATGAGCCGCATGACGCAGTTCAAGGAGAAGGCCGGCAAGGACCGCGAGAACGTCTCGCTGGGCCTGTTCGCCTATCCGGCGCTGATGGCCGCCGACATCCTGATCTACAAGGCTACGCACGTGCCGGTCGGCGAGGACCAGAAGCAGCATCTCGAGCTGACGCGCGACATCGCCATCAAGTTCAACAACGATTTCAGCCAGCCCGACTTCTTCCCGATCACCGAGCCGCTGATCTTCGGTGCGGCGACGCGCGTCATGAGCCTGCGCGACGGCACCAAGAAGATGAGCAAGTCCGACCCGTCGGACTATTCACGCATCAACCTCACCGACGACGCCGATGCGATCGCCCAGAAGATCCGCCGGGCCAAGACCGATCCGCTGCCGATGCCGGACACGCTAGAGGATGCGGAGAAGCGGCCCGACGCCGACAACCTGCTGGGCATCTATGCCGCCCTCGCCGACCAGGAGAAGGACGCCGTCGTCGCCCAGTTCGCCGGCAGGCAGTTCTCCGAGTTCAAGACGGCGCTGACCGAACTCGCCGTCGCCAAGCTCGGCCCGATCGGCGCGGAGATGCAGCGGCTGATGAAGGATCCGGGCCATGTCGACGGCGTGCTGCGCAACGGCGCCCAGCGCGCCCGTGCCATCGCCGCGCCGATCCTCGACGAGGTTTATCGGACGGTGGGATTCCTCAGGCCGTAA